A genomic window from Homalodisca vitripennis isolate AUS2020 unplaced genomic scaffold, UT_GWSS_2.1 ScUCBcl_3035;HRSCAF=8286, whole genome shotgun sequence includes:
- the LOC124372380 gene encoding protein GVQW3-like, whose amino-acid sequence MIQEAYGEDALSRTQVFRWYKNVREGRDDVYDKQRVGPPSTSHTDTNVQKVRDVLNSDRRLSIVAIADEIGIDKMTVQNIIKNDLGMRKICAKLVPKHLTDEQKNRRVAVASEILDRLQNRTRVFLTTLLQETRRGFLNTNLRRSGRVRSGKHRRHHDRKKACMSKSKVK is encoded by the coding sequence atgattcaagaggcttacggTGAGGATGCTCTGTCCAGAACTCAGGTGTTTCGGTGGTACAAAAATGTCCGGGAGGGCCGCGATGACGTCTATGACAAACAGCGCGTCGGTCCTCCATCAACGAGTCACACGGacacaaatgtgcaaaaagtgcgtgatgtgttgaacagtgatcgTCGTCTGAGCATTGTGGCTATCGCAGATGAGATCGGAATTGATAAGATGaccgttcaaaacattattaagaacgatcTGGGCATGAGGAAGATCTGCGCGAAGCTAGTACCCAAACACCTGACTGATGAGCAAAAGAATCGTCGTGTTGCTGTCGCTTCGGAAATCCTTGATCGACTGCAAAACCGAACAAGAGTTTTTTTAACCACGTTATTACAGGAGACTAGACGTGGGTTTTTGAATACGAACCTGAGACGAAGCGGCAGAGTTCGGAGTGGCAAACACCGGCGTCACCACGACCGAAAAAAAGCGTGCATGAGCAAATCGAAGGTGAAGTAG